One stretch of Streptomyces sp. 135 DNA includes these proteins:
- a CDS encoding inorganic diphosphatase has product MEFDVTIEIPKGSRNKYEVDHETGRIRLDRRLFTSTSYPADYGFVENTLGEDGDPLDALVILDEPTFPGCLIKCRAIGMFRMTDEAGGDDKLLCVPASDPRVEHLRDIHHVSEFDRLEIQHFFEVYKDLEPGKSVEGADWVGRADAEAEIEKSYKRFEAQGGH; this is encoded by the coding sequence GTGGAGTTCGACGTCACCATCGAGATTCCGAAGGGTTCGCGGAACAAGTACGAGGTGGACCACGAGACCGGCCGGATCCGTCTGGACCGTCGCCTCTTCACTTCGACCAGCTACCCCGCGGACTACGGCTTCGTCGAGAACACCCTCGGCGAGGACGGTGACCCGCTGGACGCCCTGGTCATCCTGGACGAGCCGACCTTCCCCGGCTGCCTCATCAAGTGCCGCGCCATCGGCATGTTCCGCATGACCGACGAGGCGGGCGGCGACGACAAGCTGCTCTGCGTCCCGGCCTCGGACCCGCGTGTGGAGCACCTGCGTGACATCCACCACGTCTCCGAGTTCGACCGCCTGGAGATCCAGCACTTCTTCGAGGTCTACAAGGACCTTGAGCCCGGCAAGTCCGTCGAGGGCGCCGACTGGGTCGGCCGCGCGGACGCCGAGGCCGAGATCGAGAAGTCGTACAAGCGCTTCGAGGCGCAGGGCGGCCACTGA
- the dacB gene encoding D-alanyl-D-alanine carboxypeptidase/D-alanyl-D-alanine-endopeptidase, with product MRQLAKPSAIELSRFSGKLKTWQLTAGAATLGLVISAGAVAAAGPWDSSGQRTAEREWAAAQEAGGGADHGGNTSGQGPEAAPSAPAVLAGLGAPAGTAPRPTDRALADVLDPLLKDPALGPKRSAVVLDAVSGKRVYDKAAGDELTPASTIKLATAVAALSAAGPDHRITTRTVVEPDSKDLVLIGGGDPTLTARKDGRYTDTAANLRTLAKDTARALKDRDIDEVRLSYDTSLYSGPPQHPIGPNENITPVSALMADEGRLDDSTSGPAPRSGDPAGDAAKKFAGFLKDHGIETQGEPGPTKASDRAASLAEVQSPPLSTLVERMLTHSDNDIAEALARQTALAAKEPASFDGAGDAVRAELAELKLPVSDAEIADGSGLDRADRISAELLAALLDRAADPGRPELRPVVTGLPVAGFTGTLVDRYPKESPGTGVVRAKTGTLTGVNTLAGTVVDADGRLLLFAFMTTGTTDPRAAQSSLDHMASTLANCGCR from the coding sequence ATGCGACAGCTGGCAAAGCCTTCCGCCATCGAGCTTTCCCGGTTCTCGGGGAAGCTCAAGACCTGGCAGCTCACGGCGGGTGCCGCCACCCTCGGCCTGGTGATCTCGGCCGGGGCGGTGGCCGCGGCCGGCCCTTGGGACTCCTCCGGTCAGCGTACGGCCGAGCGGGAGTGGGCCGCCGCTCAGGAGGCCGGGGGTGGCGCAGATCACGGCGGCAACACGTCCGGACAGGGTCCCGAGGCCGCTCCGAGCGCCCCCGCGGTGCTCGCCGGGCTCGGCGCGCCCGCGGGGACGGCGCCGCGGCCCACGGACCGCGCCCTCGCGGACGTACTGGATCCGCTTCTGAAGGACCCGGCGCTCGGCCCGAAGCGCTCGGCGGTCGTGCTCGACGCGGTCTCCGGCAAGCGGGTCTACGACAAGGCGGCGGGGGATGAGCTGACGCCCGCGTCGACCATCAAGCTCGCGACGGCGGTCGCCGCACTCTCCGCGGCGGGCCCGGACCACCGCATCACGACCAGGACGGTCGTGGAACCGGACTCGAAGGACCTCGTCCTGATCGGCGGCGGTGACCCCACGCTGACCGCCCGCAAGGACGGCCGCTACACCGACACCGCCGCGAACCTGCGCACCCTGGCGAAGGACACCGCCCGCGCCCTGAAGGACCGCGACATCGACGAGGTGCGGCTCTCCTACGACACCTCGCTGTACTCCGGGCCGCCGCAGCACCCCATCGGCCCGAACGAGAACATCACCCCGGTCAGCGCCCTGATGGCCGACGAGGGCCGCCTCGACGACTCCACCAGCGGGCCGGCGCCGCGCTCGGGCGACCCGGCGGGCGACGCGGCGAAGAAGTTCGCGGGCTTCCTCAAGGACCACGGCATCGAGACGCAGGGCGAGCCCGGCCCGACCAAGGCGTCCGACCGCGCCGCGTCCCTCGCCGAGGTCCAGTCGCCGCCCCTGTCCACCCTGGTCGAGCGGATGCTGACCCACAGCGACAACGACATCGCCGAGGCCCTGGCCCGCCAGACGGCCCTCGCGGCGAAGGAACCCGCCAGCTTCGACGGCGCGGGCGACGCGGTCCGCGCCGAGCTGGCCGAGCTGAAGCTGCCGGTCTCGGACGCCGAGATCGCCGACGGCAGCGGCCTCGACCGCGCCGACCGGATCTCCGCCGAGCTGCTCGCCGCGCTCCTTGACCGCGCCGCCGACCCGGGCCGCCCCGAGTTGCGCCCCGTGGTGACGGGCCTGCCCGTCGCGGGCTTCACCGGCACGCTGGTCGACCGCTACCCGAAGGAATCCCCGGGCACGGGCGTCGTCCGCGCCAAGACCGGCACGCTCACGGGCGTGAACACCCTCGCGGGCACGGTGGTGGACGCCGACGGCCGCCTCCTCCTCTTCGCCTTCATGACCACAGGCACCACGGACCCCCGAGCGGCCCAGTCCTCCCTGGACCACATGGCCTCCACCCTGGCCAACTGCGGCTGCCGCTGA
- a CDS encoding zinc-dependent metalloprotease, producing the protein MTSIGGAEMVDWNLAVATATRLVRPGPEVSKDEARAVVAELRRHAKSSEEHVRSFTGMGTEDTHDTPVLVVDRAGWIRANVAGFREILKPLLDKMQDKRGGGPGGAVLGAVGGKVTGVELGMLLSFLASRVLGQYETFAPATRALPAGANGGGRLLLVAPNIVHVERELDVDPHDFRLWVCLHEETHRTQFTAVPWLRDHLEGEIQSFLGETEVDPMTVLERIREAAQSFAGGRPEGEEGEGDDGGRSIVELVQTPAQREILARLTAVMSLLEGHADFVMDGVGPDVVPSVEEIREKFKERRARGASRLDQALRKLLGLDAKLRQYRDGERFVRAVVQEVGMDGFNRVWTSPNTLPTKAEIAKPADWVARVHRKGD; encoded by the coding sequence ATGACGAGCATCGGTGGTGCGGAGATGGTCGACTGGAATCTCGCGGTGGCGACCGCGACCCGACTCGTGCGGCCGGGCCCAGAAGTGAGCAAGGACGAGGCGCGAGCCGTCGTCGCGGAGCTCCGTCGGCACGCCAAGTCCTCGGAGGAACACGTCCGTTCCTTCACGGGCATGGGCACGGAGGACACCCACGACACCCCCGTCCTCGTCGTCGACAGAGCAGGCTGGATCCGGGCGAACGTGGCCGGCTTCCGGGAGATCCTCAAGCCCCTCCTGGACAAGATGCAGGACAAGCGCGGCGGCGGCCCCGGCGGCGCGGTCCTCGGCGCGGTCGGCGGCAAGGTCACCGGCGTCGAGCTCGGCATGCTCCTGTCGTTCCTCGCCTCCCGCGTCCTCGGCCAGTACGAGACCTTCGCCCCGGCCACCCGAGCCCTCCCCGCCGGGGCGAACGGCGGCGGCAGGCTCCTCCTCGTCGCCCCGAACATCGTGCACGTCGAGCGGGAACTGGACGTGGACCCCCACGACTTCCGCCTCTGGGTCTGCCTCCACGAGGAGACGCACCGCACCCAGTTCACCGCCGTGCCCTGGCTGCGCGACCACCTCGAAGGCGAGATCCAGTCGTTCCTCGGCGAGACCGAGGTCGACCCGATGACGGTCCTCGAGCGCATCAGGGAGGCCGCCCAGTCGTTCGCCGGTGGCCGCCCCGAAGGGGAGGAGGGGGAGGGGGACGACGGAGGCCGCTCCATCGTCGAGCTGGTGCAGACCCCCGCCCAGCGCGAGATCCTCGCCCGCCTCACCGCCGTGATGTCCCTCCTGGAAGGCCACGCGGACTTCGTGATGGACGGCGTCGGCCCCGACGTGGTGCCCTCCGTCGAGGAGATCCGCGAGAAGTTCAAGGAGCGCAGGGCCCGCGGCGCCAGCCGCCTCGACCAGGCGCTGCGCAAGCTCCTCGGGCTCGACGCGAAATTGCGCCAATACCGGGACGGCGAGCGATTCGTGCGCGCCGTCGTGCAGGAGGTCGGGATGGACGGCTTCAACCGCGTGTGGACTTCGCCGAACACGCTGCCCACGAAGGCGGAGATCGCCAAACCGGCGGACTGGGTCGCGCGGGTGCACCGTAAGGGAGACTGA
- the tilS gene encoding tRNA lysidine(34) synthetase TilS: protein MGPHPAVAAIRLAVRRVLHDVLTDVQRSSENAPPRPPHEQSPQPLVLVACSGGADSMALASALAFEAPRLGIRAGGVTVDHGLQPGSDLRAAEVVLRMTALGLEPVESVAVQVGRSGGPEAAARDARYAALDAAAARHSAAAVLLGHTRDDQAETVLLGLARGSGIRSLSGMAATSGVAGRYRRPFLRIDRQTARKACMVQSLPVWDDPHNADPAYTRSRLRHEGLPALEKALGKGVVEALARTAQLSRDDADALDAWAARAESTVRDDAGLLECAKLYALPPAVRRRIVRRAAIEAGAPAGSLFARHIEEVDRLITGWRGQGAINLPGKVVARRQGGRLVIRQG from the coding sequence ATGGGTCCCCATCCTGCGGTCGCGGCGATACGCCTGGCGGTCCGCCGCGTACTCCACGACGTACTGACCGACGTACAGCGCAGCTCCGAGAACGCCCCCCCACGCCCCCCACACGAGCAGTCCCCCCAGCCGCTCGTGCTGGTCGCCTGCTCCGGCGGCGCCGACTCCATGGCGCTCGCCTCCGCCCTCGCCTTCGAAGCGCCCCGGCTCGGCATCCGCGCCGGCGGTGTCACCGTCGACCACGGACTGCAGCCAGGCTCCGACCTGCGCGCCGCCGAGGTCGTCCTCCGCATGACCGCCCTCGGCCTCGAACCGGTCGAGTCCGTCGCCGTCCAGGTCGGCCGGTCCGGCGGCCCGGAGGCCGCCGCCCGCGACGCCCGCTACGCAGCCCTGGACGCCGCCGCCGCACGGCATTCGGCGGCCGCCGTCCTGCTCGGCCACACCCGCGACGACCAGGCGGAGACCGTCCTGCTCGGCCTCGCCCGTGGCTCCGGAATCCGCTCCCTGTCCGGAATGGCGGCGACCTCGGGGGTCGCCGGCCGTTACCGCCGCCCCTTCCTGCGCATCGACCGCCAGACCGCCCGCAAGGCGTGCATGGTCCAGTCGCTGCCGGTCTGGGACGACCCGCACAACGCCGATCCCGCCTACACCCGCTCCCGGCTGCGCCACGAGGGCCTGCCCGCCCTGGAGAAGGCCCTCGGCAAGGGCGTCGTCGAAGCCCTCGCCCGTACGGCCCAGCTCTCCCGTGACGACGCCGACGCCCTCGACGCATGGGCCGCCCGGGCCGAGTCGACCGTCCGGGACGACGCGGGCCTCCTGGAGTGCGCCAAGCTCTACGCCCTGCCGCCCGCCGTACGCCGCCGCATCGTGCGCAGGGCCGCCATCGAGGCCGGGGCGCCCGCCGGCTCGCTCTTCGCCCGGCACATCGAAGAGGTCGACCGTCTGATCACCGGCTGGCGCGGCCAGGGAGCCATCAATCTCCCGGGCAAAGTCGTGGCCCGGCGCCAGGGTGGCAGACTGGTGATCCGGCAAGGCTGA
- the hpt gene encoding hypoxanthine phosphoribosyltransferase, which yields MRVDAKDMGTDLKSVLITKEEIDAKLAELAAKVDAEYAGKDLLIVGVLKGAVMVMADLARALSTPVTMDWMAVSSYGAGTQSSGVVRILKDLDTDIKGKHVLIVEDIIDSGLTLSWLLSNLGSREPASLEVCTLLRKPEAAKVAIDVKWIGFDIPNEFVVGYGLDFAEKYRNLPFVGTLAPHVYGG from the coding sequence ATGCGGGTGGACGCGAAAGACATGGGCACCGACCTCAAGTCGGTGCTCATCACCAAGGAAGAGATCGACGCGAAGCTGGCCGAGCTGGCAGCGAAGGTCGACGCGGAGTACGCGGGCAAGGACCTGCTGATCGTCGGTGTCCTCAAGGGCGCCGTGATGGTCATGGCGGACCTGGCGCGCGCGCTGTCCACCCCCGTCACGATGGACTGGATGGCCGTGTCGTCGTACGGCGCGGGCACCCAGTCCTCCGGCGTGGTCCGGATCCTCAAGGACCTGGACACCGACATCAAGGGCAAGCACGTCCTGATCGTCGAGGACATCATCGACTCCGGTCTGACGCTGTCCTGGCTGCTGTCCAACCTCGGCTCGCGCGAGCCCGCCTCCCTGGAGGTGTGCACGCTGCTGCGCAAGCCGGAGGCGGCGAAGGTCGCGATCGACGTGAAGTGGATCGGCTTCGACATCCCCAACGAGTTCGTCGTGGGCTACGGCCTGGACTTCGCGGAGAAGTACCGCAACCTCCCCTTCGTCGGAACGCTGGCCCCGCACGTCTACGGCGGCTGA
- the ftsH gene encoding ATP-dependent zinc metalloprotease FtsH — translation MDVKRYFRGPVMWIVLAVLAVVVLMQVVGSSGGYKTVDTGQVVQAINDDKVESAKLTTGDEQIIKVELKDGQKVKGSSKIQASYIGDQGVALANSLQTKYESKDIPDGYTVSPSKQNPFVGILLSLLPFVLIVVVFLFLMNQMQGGGSRVMNFGKSKAKLITKDTPKTTFSDVAGSDEAVEELHEIKEFLQEPAKFQAVGAKIPKGVLLYGPPGTGKTLLARAVAGEAGVPFYSISGSDFVEMFVGVGASRVRDLFEQAKANAPAIVFVDEIDAVGRHRGAGLGGGHDEREQTLNQLLVEMDGFDVKGGVILIAATNRPDILDPALLRPGRFDRQIAVDRPDMQGRLEILKVHQKGKPVAPDVDLGAVARRTPGFTGADLSNVLNEAALLTARGDKKLIDNHALDEAIDRVVAGPQKRTRIMSDKEKKITAYHEGGHALVAAASPNSDPVHKITILSRGRALGYTMVLPEEDKYSTTRNEMLDQLAYMLGGRAAEELVFHDPTTGAANDIEKATATARAMVTQYGMTERLGAIKFGGDNTEPFLGREMAHQRDYSEEVAALVDEEVKKLIETAHNEAWEILVENRDILDNLVLQLLEKETLGKEQIAEIFAGIVKRPARPAWTGSSRRTPSTRPPVLSPKELSLTNGANGASTPAVTAGSTEQPIEVAPEDRPES, via the coding sequence ATGGACGTGAAGCGATACTTCCGTGGGCCAGTCATGTGGATCGTGCTGGCCGTCCTTGCCGTGGTCGTGTTGATGCAGGTCGTCGGCTCGTCCGGTGGCTACAAGACGGTTGACACCGGTCAGGTCGTTCAGGCGATCAACGACGACAAGGTCGAGTCCGCCAAGCTCACCACCGGTGACGAGCAGATCATCAAGGTCGAGCTCAAGGACGGCCAGAAGGTCAAGGGCAGCAGCAAGATCCAGGCGAGCTACATCGGCGACCAGGGCGTCGCCCTCGCCAATTCGCTGCAGACCAAGTACGAGAGCAAGGACATCCCGGACGGTTACACCGTCTCCCCGTCGAAGCAGAACCCCTTCGTCGGCATCCTGCTCTCCCTCCTCCCCTTCGTCCTCATCGTCGTCGTCTTCCTGTTCCTGATGAATCAGATGCAGGGCGGCGGCTCCCGGGTCATGAACTTCGGGAAGTCCAAGGCCAAGCTCATCACCAAGGACACCCCGAAGACGACCTTCTCCGATGTGGCGGGTTCGGACGAAGCCGTCGAGGAGCTCCACGAGATCAAGGAGTTCCTCCAGGAGCCGGCGAAGTTCCAGGCCGTCGGCGCCAAGATCCCCAAGGGCGTCCTCCTCTACGGCCCGCCCGGTACCGGCAAGACGCTCCTCGCGCGCGCCGTCGCCGGTGAGGCCGGGGTGCCGTTCTACTCGATCTCCGGTTCCGACTTCGTCGAGATGTTCGTCGGTGTCGGTGCCTCCCGTGTCCGTGACCTCTTCGAGCAGGCCAAGGCGAACGCCCCGGCGATCGTCTTCGTCGACGAGATCGACGCGGTCGGCCGCCACCGCGGCGCCGGCCTCGGCGGTGGCCACGACGAGCGCGAGCAGACGCTGAACCAGCTGCTCGTCGAGATGGACGGCTTCGACGTGAAGGGCGGCGTCATCCTGATCGCCGCCACGAACCGCCCCGACATCCTCGACCCGGCGCTCCTGCGCCCGGGCCGCTTCGACCGGCAGATCGCCGTCGACCGCCCGGACATGCAGGGCCGTCTGGAGATCCTCAAGGTCCACCAGAAGGGCAAGCCGGTCGCCCCGGACGTCGACCTGGGCGCGGTGGCCCGCCGGACCCCCGGCTTCACCGGCGCCGACCTGTCGAACGTGCTGAACGAAGCGGCGCTCCTGACGGCGCGCGGCGACAAGAAGCTGATCGACAACCACGCGCTGGACGAGGCGATCGACCGCGTCGTGGCGGGCCCGCAGAAGCGGACCCGGATCATGTCCGACAAGGAGAAGAAGATCACCGCGTACCACGAGGGCGGACACGCCCTGGTCGCGGCGGCCTCGCCGAACTCGGACCCGGTCCACAAGATCACGATCCTGTCCCGTGGCCGGGCCCTGGGTTACACCATGGTCCTGCCCGAAGAGGACAAGTACTCCACGACGCGCAACGAGATGCTCGACCAGCTCGCGTACATGCTGGGTGGGCGCGCGGCCGAGGAGCTCGTCTTCCACGACCCGACGACGGGCGCGGCGAACGACATCGAGAAGGCCACGGCCACCGCGCGCGCGATGGTCACGCAGTACGGCATGACCGAGCGTCTCGGCGCGATCAAGTTCGGCGGGGACAACACCGAGCCGTTCCTCGGGCGCGAGATGGCGCACCAGCGGGACTACTCGGAAGAGGTCGCCGCGCTGGTCGACGAAGAGGTCAAGAAGCTCATCGAGACCGCGCACAACGAGGCGTGGGAGATCCTCGTCGAGAACCGCGACATCCTCGACAACCTGGTTCTCCAGCTCCTGGAGAAGGAGACCCTCGGCAAGGAGCAGATCGCCGAGATCTTCGCCGGCATCGTGAAGCGCCCGGCCCGCCCGGCGTGGACCGGCTCCTCGCGGCGCACTCCCTCGACCCGCCCGCCGGTGCTCTCCCCCAAGGAGCTGTCACTGACGAACGGTGCGAACGGCGCCTCCACCCCTGCGGTGACCGCCGGCAGCACGGAGCAGCCCATCGAGGTGGCCCCGGAGGACCGCCCCGAGAGCTGA
- the folE gene encoding GTP cyclohydrolase I FolE — protein MTDPVTLDGEGSIGEFDEKRAENAVRELLIAVGEDPDREGLLETPARVARAYREIFSGLWQKPEDVLTTTFDLGHDEMILVKDIEVTSCCEHHLVPFRGVAHVGYIPATSGKITGLSKLARLVDVYARRPQVQERMTTQIADSLMEILEPRGVIVVVECEHMCMSMRGIRKPGAKTITSAVRGQLRDPATRNEAMSLIIAR, from the coding sequence ATGACCGACCCGGTGACCCTGGATGGCGAGGGCTCGATCGGCGAGTTCGACGAGAAGCGGGCCGAGAACGCCGTGCGTGAACTACTGATCGCCGTGGGGGAGGACCCCGACCGGGAGGGCCTCCTGGAGACTCCGGCGCGCGTGGCGCGGGCGTACCGGGAAATATTCTCCGGGCTGTGGCAGAAGCCGGAGGACGTGCTGACGACGACGTTCGACCTCGGGCACGACGAGATGATCCTGGTGAAGGACATCGAGGTCACCTCATGCTGCGAACATCACCTGGTCCCGTTTCGGGGTGTCGCGCACGTGGGTTACATCCCTGCCACCAGCGGAAAAATCACGGGGCTCTCGAAGCTCGCCCGACTTGTGGATGTCTATGCCCGGCGTCCCCAGGTGCAGGAGCGGATGACGACTCAGATAGCGGATTCGCTGATGGAGATCCTGGAACCGCGCGGCGTCATCGTGGTCGTGGAGTGCGAGCACATGTGCATGTCGATGCGCGGCATCCGCAAGCCCGGCGCCAAGACGATCACCTCAGCGGTCCGCGGTCAGCTGCGCGACCCCGCGACGCGCAATGAGGCGATGAGTCTGATCATCGCCCGCTGA